A section of the Harmonia axyridis chromosome 2, icHarAxyr1.1, whole genome shotgun sequence genome encodes:
- the LOC123673255 gene encoding uncharacterized protein LOC123673255 — protein sequence MFKNVLILAVVIGCAIATPIPDAKATPKSKAAAKPELLVPLAAPSVAYTANVPASFAYSSYVSPYAATYPAYSPYDAYSAPLIYVVLFIAFLGCTLGSPVPEADAKAQPIPAAKPHFVESVVLPAVAYSDDYTGHVDYIPSYFDTHVDSHIVNHQFFKLSTNVRIKMMKYFALFFIIGCALAIPEAKPVPEAKAEAKPSVFAPIVSPAVAYTAAYSAPLAYSAYSPYVAPYAAAYTAYSPYAAYSAPLVVV from the exons ATGTTTAAGAAC GTTTTAATATTGGCTGTCGTCATTGGATGTGCTATTGCTACTCCTATACCGGATGCTAAGGCAACCCCCAAATCTAAGGCTGCGGCTAAACCTGAGTTGTTGGTCCCACTTGCAGCTCCATCTGTTGCTTATACAGCCAATGTTCCAGCTTCTTTTGCCTACAGCTCATATGTTTCTCCATACGCTGCTACTTACCCTGCATACTCACCTTATGATGCATATTCTGCCCCTCTCATATATGTT gttcTCTTCATTGCATTTTTGGGGTGTACATTAGGAAGCCCGGTACCAGAAGCTGATGCGAAGGCGCAGCCAATACCCGCGGCTAAACCTCATTTTGTGGAGAGTGTGGTTCTTCCAGCTGTAGCCTATTCCGATGATTACACCGGACATGTGGACTATATTCCATCTTATTTCGATACTCATGTTGATTCTCACATAGT AAACCATCAGTTCTTCAAGTTAAGTACCAACGTTCGAatcaaaatgatgaaatac TTCGCTCTCTTCTTCATCATCGGATGTGCCCTGGCTATTCCAGAAGCTAAGCCAGTACCAGAAGCAAAAGCTGAAGCAAAACCTAGTGTTTTTGCACCAATTGTTTCACCGGCAGTTGCTTATACTGCAGCGTACTCCGCTCCATTGGCTTATAGCGCTTACTCTCCTTATGTTGCCCCATATGCTGCTGCCTACACCGCTTATTCTCCATACGCTGCCTATTCTGCACCCCTTGTTGTTGTTTAG
- the LOC123674187 gene encoding uncharacterized protein LOC123674187, giving the protein MMKYFALFFIIGCALAIPEAKPVPEAKAEAKPSVFAPIVSPAVAYTAAYSAPLAYSAYSPYVAPYAAAYTAYSPYVTYSEPLVIV; this is encoded by the exons atgatgaaatac TTCGCTCTCTTCTTCATCATCGGATGTGCCCTGGCTATTCCAGAAGCTAAGCCAGTGCCAGAAGCGAAAGCTGAGGCAAAACCTAGTGTTTTTGCACCAATTGTTTCACCGGCAGTTGCTTATACTGCAGCGTACTCCGCTCCATTGGCTTATAGCGCTTACTCTCCTTATGTTGCCCCATATGCTGCTGCCTATACTGCTTATTCACCATATGTTACTTATTCTGAACCCCTTGTTATTGTTTAG